From a region of the bacterium genome:
- a CDS encoding glucosaminidase domain-containing protein: MSNAIRKGEQGIALPARRKAPAAAAEGPQAQPPRLARDLLRLSSQASSQPQHRFIQEMHAAALKIERQTGLPAPVILAQAALESNWGRAAIGRYNVFGIKGEGSKGSIKVATREYVNGKAIRTFAEFAHFASFEEAFAAYAKLIHNGKHPRAVAAKSDPQRYAKALQGTYATDPGYGRKLIQIMRSQGLL, from the coding sequence ATGTCGAACGCCATCCGCAAAGGCGAACAAGGGATTGCACTTCCTGCACGCCGCAAGGCGCCCGCTGCGGCGGCTGAAGGCCCCCAGGCACAACCCCCGCGCCTCGCCCGCGATCTCCTGCGGCTCAGCAGCCAGGCTTCTAGCCAGCCGCAGCATCGCTTCATCCAGGAGATGCACGCGGCGGCCCTGAAGATCGAGCGTCAAACCGGGTTGCCCGCCCCGGTGATCTTGGCGCAGGCCGCCCTCGAATCCAACTGGGGCCGCGCCGCCATCGGCAGGTACAACGTCTTCGGGATCAAGGGCGAGGGATCCAAGGGCAGCATCAAGGTCGCCACCCGGGAATACGTCAACGGCAAGGCCATCAGGACCTTCGCCGAGTTCGCCCACTTCGCGAGCTTCGAAGAGGCCTTCGCGGCGTACGCCAAGCTCATCCACAACGGCAAGCATCCTCGCGCCGTCGCCGCGAAATCCGACCCTCAGCGCTACGCAAAGGCCCTGCAAGGCACCTACGCCACCGATCCCGGCTACGGTCGCAAGCTCATCCAGATCATGCGCAGCCAGGGCCTGCTCTGA
- a CDS encoding glucosaminidase domain-containing protein: protein MSYTIRTGDNLDTIAKRFGTTVKAIARLNGIRDPHKIQAGDSLKLPGDQIALSSAKAERPAEGLRGHRVHQPARPEGQGDRLLLSNTRPAAAAASVEETPQPSNEFLKEMLPAALKIEDQYGIPAATILAQAALESNWGRSAIGKYNVFGIKGEGSLGSVSVSTKEHVRGHWRRMRDGFAKFGSFEEAFRAYAKVIHNGMHPRAVAAKSDPVAFARALQGSYATDPKYASKLISIMRNQDLI, encoded by the coding sequence ATGTCGTACACCATCCGCACCGGCGATAACCTCGATACCATTGCCAAGCGCTTCGGCACGACGGTCAAGGCGATCGCGCGCCTCAACGGCATCCGCGACCCCCACAAGATCCAGGCCGGCGACAGCCTGAAGCTGCCGGGCGATCAGATCGCCCTCTCGTCCGCCAAGGCCGAACGGCCCGCCGAAGGCCTTCGGGGCCATCGGGTGCATCAGCCGGCGCGCCCCGAGGGCCAGGGCGATCGCCTCCTGCTGAGCAACACCCGGCCCGCAGCCGCCGCCGCGAGCGTCGAGGAGACGCCCCAACCCTCCAACGAATTCTTGAAGGAAATGCTGCCGGCCGCGCTCAAGATCGAGGACCAGTACGGCATTCCCGCCGCGACCATCCTCGCCCAGGCCGCCCTCGAATCCAATTGGGGCCGCTCGGCCATCGGCAAGTACAACGTCTTCGGGATCAAGGGCGAAGGCTCGCTCGGTAGCGTCTCCGTCTCGACCAAGGAGCATGTCCGGGGACACTGGCGCCGGATGCGCGACGGCTTCGCCAAGTTCGGAAGCTTCGAAGAGGCCTTCAGGGCATACGCCAAGGTCATCCACAACGGCATGCACCCCCGCGCCGTCGCCGCGAAATCCGATCCCGTCGCCTTCGCGCGCGCCCTGCAGGGCAGCTACGCCACCGACCCCAAGTACGCAAGCAAGCTCATCAGCATCATGCGCAACCAGGACCTGATCTAG
- a CDS encoding aspartate ammonia-lyase produces MSQESRIERDSLGAIAVPKNAYWGVQTQRAIENYPISGLRTDPALIDALAVIKQAAARVFGSLGMLSPEKADAIDRAAQEVRDGEWDDQIVVDAFQAGAGTSLHMNVNEVIANRANLLMGEELGSYAAIHPNDHVNKGQSTNDVIPTAMRLAALELAEVLDASLEELQSVLCGKAVQFDRVVKAGRTHLQDAVPIRLGQEFDAYASAVARARKNLWAAAEDLKVLGIGGSAVGTGLNTPSEYRQKILGELRQLTGHDDLRATDDYFEAMQSMAVFTALSGALRNLAIELGRIANDLRLMSSGPRTGLHELVLPSVQPGSSIMPGKINPSVPEMLNQVCFQVIGCDATVAAAAQAGQLELNVMMPVIAYNLLLAERILANAVDVFTDRCVEGIEADVARCKAYADTSVGLATVLNPVIGYAAAAEVVKEAVAKGLPIPAVVKARSLLSEDQVGRVFSTPALTEPYTL; encoded by the coding sequence ATGTCCCAGGAAAGCCGCATCGAGCGGGACTCGTTGGGGGCGATCGCCGTGCCGAAGAACGCCTATTGGGGCGTTCAGACCCAGCGTGCGATCGAGAACTACCCGATCAGCGGCCTGCGCACGGATCCGGCCCTGATCGACGCGCTGGCCGTCATCAAGCAGGCGGCGGCCCGCGTCTTCGGCTCGCTTGGCATGCTCTCGCCCGAGAAGGCGGACGCCATCGACCGCGCCGCCCAAGAGGTGCGCGACGGCGAGTGGGACGACCAGATCGTGGTGGATGCCTTCCAGGCGGGGGCAGGCACCTCGCTCCACATGAACGTGAACGAGGTGATCGCCAATCGCGCCAACCTCTTGATGGGAGAGGAGCTCGGCTCTTACGCCGCGATCCACCCCAACGACCATGTCAACAAGGGGCAGTCCACCAACGACGTGATCCCGACGGCCATGCGCCTTGCGGCCCTGGAGCTTGCCGAGGTGCTGGACGCGTCGCTCGAAGAGCTGCAGAGCGTGCTGTGCGGCAAGGCCGTCCAGTTCGACCGGGTCGTCAAGGCGGGGCGCACCCACCTCCAGGACGCGGTCCCGATCCGGCTGGGGCAAGAGTTCGACGCCTACGCGAGCGCCGTGGCCCGCGCGCGAAAGAACCTCTGGGCCGCGGCCGAGGACCTCAAGGTGCTCGGCATCGGGGGCAGCGCCGTGGGGACGGGCCTCAACACGCCGAGCGAGTACCGCCAGAAGATTCTCGGCGAGCTGCGCCAACTGACGGGTCACGACGACCTTCGCGCGACCGACGACTACTTCGAGGCCATGCAGAGCATGGCGGTCTTCACCGCCTTGTCGGGAGCGCTGCGCAACCTCGCCATCGAGCTGGGGCGCATCGCCAACGACCTGCGCCTGATGAGCTCGGGCCCCCGGACCGGCCTGCACGAGCTGGTCCTGCCTTCGGTGCAGCCGGGGTCCTCGATCATGCCGGGCAAGATCAACCCCTCGGTTCCCGAGATGCTCAATCAGGTCTGCTTCCAGGTCATTGGGTGCGACGCCACCGTCGCGGCGGCAGCCCAGGCGGGCCAGCTCGAGCTGAACGTCATGATGCCCGTCATCGCCTACAACTTGCTCTTGGCCGAGCGCATCCTGGCGAACGCGGTGGATGTCTTCACCGATCGCTGCGTGGAGGGGATCGAGGCCGACGTGGCGCGCTGCAAGGCCTACGCCGATACGTCGGTGGGCCTGGCGACGGTCCTCAACCCGGTGATCGGCTATGCGGCGGCGGCCGAGGTGGTCAAGGAGGCGGTCGCGAAGGGCCTGCCCATCCCGGCGGTGGTCAAGGCCCGGAGCCTGCTTTCAGAAGATCAGGTGGGGCGTGTCTTCTCCACGCCGGCCTTGACGGAGCCCTATACGCTCTAA
- a CDS encoding class I fructose-bisphosphate aldolase, producing the protein MTANRIEELLGKDAKSLLEHKSTHIPKEMLHLPGPDFVDRIFIPSDRPLPVLNNLQRIFNTGRLGGTGYVSILPVDQGIEHSAGASFAPNPIYFDPENIVKLAVEGGCNAVASTYGVLASVARKYAHKIPFVVKINHNEFLSYPNTYDQVMFGTIRDAYEMGAAAVGATIYFGSPESRRQIVEVAKAFDMAHELGMATILWCYTRSSGFKKDGTDFHTAMDLTAQANHLGVTIKADIIKQKLPEVFESGFQALNFGKIDKRVFSDLSTANPIDMTRYQVANCYMGRAGLINSGGASSGESDLAEAVRTAVINKRAGGMGLISGRKAFQRPMIEGVQILNAIQDVYLSKDVTIA; encoded by the coding sequence CTGACCGCCAACCGTATCGAAGAACTGCTCGGCAAAGACGCCAAGAGCCTGCTTGAGCACAAGAGCACCCACATCCCCAAGGAGATGCTGCACCTGCCCGGCCCCGACTTCGTGGACCGGATCTTCATCCCCTCGGATCGTCCCCTGCCCGTGCTCAACAACCTGCAGCGCATCTTCAACACCGGGCGCCTCGGCGGGACCGGTTACGTCTCCATCCTGCCGGTTGACCAGGGCATCGAGCACAGCGCCGGCGCCTCGTTCGCGCCCAACCCCATCTACTTCGACCCCGAGAACATCGTGAAGCTCGCCGTCGAGGGCGGTTGCAACGCGGTCGCTTCGACCTACGGCGTGCTCGCCTCGGTCGCCCGCAAGTACGCCCACAAGATCCCGTTCGTGGTCAAGATCAACCACAACGAGTTCCTGAGCTACCCCAACACCTACGACCAGGTCATGTTCGGCACCATCCGTGACGCCTACGAGATGGGCGCTGCGGCCGTCGGCGCGACCATCTACTTCGGCTCGCCCGAGTCCCGCCGCCAGATCGTCGAGGTCGCCAAGGCCTTCGACATGGCCCACGAGCTCGGCATGGCCACGATCCTCTGGTGCTACACCCGCAGCTCCGGCTTCAAGAAGGACGGCACCGACTTCCACACGGCCATGGACCTCACGGCGCAGGCCAACCACCTGGGCGTCACCATCAAGGCCGACATCATCAAGCAGAAGCTCCCCGAGGTCTTCGAGTCGGGCTTCCAGGCGCTCAACTTCGGCAAGATCGACAAGCGCGTCTTCTCGGACCTCAGCACCGCGAACCCGATCGACATGACCCGCTACCAGGTGGCCAACTGCTACATGGGCCGCGCGGGCCTCATCAACTCGGGCGGCGCCTCGTCGGGTGAGAGCGACCTGGCCGAGGCCGTCCGCACCGCCGTCATCAACAAGCGCGCCGGCGGCATGGGCCTCATCTCGGGCCGCAAGGCCTTCCAGCGCCCCATGATCGAGGGCGTCCAGATCCTCAACGCCATCCAGGACGTCTACCTCAGCAAGGACGTCACGATCGCCTAA
- a CDS encoding LysM peptidoglycan-binding domain-containing protein — MLENLLSGVQANTTSHVFRPAVMQPAVVPPASLPSAPVGLGQDVYIGGTPPALPSAPLSKQQYEQLVDNMQDLLGRLRAFRPSAPQQPAAPAKPPEAAKPNPAPAKPQEPPKAESPKKPAAPAPAKPPAPAPSAGPTFTVGDGDTMWGIAQKHLGDGARWPELYALNKDVIGPNPNVIHAGQVLKLPGGAAKPAEPTPAPKPAAPPAPKPATGGTHTVSGSDSLWSIAQRYLGDGNRWGEIYQLNKDVIGPNPNVIQGGMTLKLPSGAAAKPAPAAVAPSSGRNTNRGAIYIQQPNGWSCAPTSLTMAMAAFGVRPANQNTVQEAIRLTGANANVGLPGNASLVASAARKVGLQAQFVGDSSAGSVRAALNRGHGVVLNGSISGQGGHFVYIAGIQNDGRFIVCDPWRPNITSWSDAELNHFATGYSVNPRGFAEIWK, encoded by the coding sequence ATGCTCGAAAACTTGCTTTCCGGCGTCCAAGCCAATACCACCTCGCACGTCTTCCGCCCTGCGGTGATGCAGCCAGCGGTGGTGCCCCCCGCCAGCCTGCCGAGCGCCCCTGTCGGCCTGGGACAGGACGTCTACATCGGTGGCACGCCTCCTGCTTTGCCGAGCGCTCCGTTGAGCAAGCAGCAGTACGAGCAGCTCGTCGACAACATGCAGGATCTTCTCGGCCGCCTGCGCGCCTTCCGGCCCTCTGCCCCCCAGCAGCCTGCCGCACCGGCAAAGCCCCCTGAAGCTGCCAAGCCGAATCCGGCTCCGGCCAAGCCTCAGGAGCCGCCCAAAGCCGAAAGCCCCAAAAAGCCCGCCGCCCCTGCGCCGGCCAAGCCTCCTGCTCCTGCGCCCAGCGCGGGCCCGACCTTCACCGTGGGCGATGGCGACACCATGTGGGGCATCGCCCAGAAGCACCTCGGCGACGGTGCTCGGTGGCCCGAGCTCTACGCCCTCAACAAGGACGTCATCGGGCCAAACCCCAACGTCATTCACGCCGGTCAGGTCCTCAAGCTGCCCGGTGGCGCCGCCAAGCCCGCCGAGCCGACGCCAGCCCCCAAGCCTGCGGCCCCGCCCGCGCCGAAGCCCGCGACCGGCGGCACCCACACCGTCTCGGGCAGCGACTCGCTCTGGAGCATCGCCCAGCGCTACCTCGGCGACGGCAACCGCTGGGGCGAGATCTACCAGCTCAACAAGGACGTGATCGGCCCCAACCCCAACGTCATCCAGGGCGGCATGACCCTCAAGCTGCCTTCGGGCGCTGCCGCGAAGCCGGCCCCGGCCGCGGTCGCCCCTTCGAGCGGCCGCAACACGAACCGAGGCGCCATCTACATCCAGCAGCCCAACGGCTGGAGCTGCGCGCCGACCAGCCTCACCATGGCCATGGCCGCGTTCGGCGTGCGCCCTGCGAACCAGAACACCGTCCAGGAGGCGATCCGCCTGACGGGCGCCAACGCCAATGTCGGCCTTCCCGGCAATGCCTCGCTCGTCGCGAGCGCAGCGCGCAAGGTCGGCCTTCAGGCCCAGTTCGTCGGGGACTCCTCGGCCGGCAGCGTGCGTGCCGCTCTCAACCGCGGCCACGGTGTGGTCCTCAACGGGTCGATCTCGGGCCAGGGCGGTCACTTCGTCTACATCGCCGGCATCCAGAACGACGGTCGGTTCATCGTCTGCGATCCTTGGCGGCCCAACATCACCAGCTGGAGCGACGCCGAGCTCAATCACTTCGCCACCGGCTACTCGGTCAACCCGCGCGGCTTCGCCGAGATCTGGAAGTAA
- a CDS encoding cAMP/cGMP-dependent 3',5'-cyclic-AMP/GMP phosphodiesterase translates to MGTANRLELLPRGGALVETSAGGIQFGAVPETIKDTMRHEGGVPRIFVIPTRMFSIERGISFADLEFPIYFNFFAKRRKIVVVCDAAQRRLLAGILKEAIFGPSKIDLAPDLPATRPAVSVPDLAAELAFFRQHPYRPGTEMALDDMVSFVTFDAAGEARVEGVTVRRKPCGTFEVDDHGACVATIGAELDVPPAASELTDEPAPFTPPHFGITFIGTGHGFDPTTKTSGCILWLNGRGILVDPPVDSTEWLKERGVNPKLIDSLILTHCHADHDSGTLQKILAEGRVTVYTTRTIMGSFARKYRALIGLDKRRFEDLFDFVPLTVGEPIRIGAGEFWFHYTLHSVPAVGFELYCGGKSLVYTSDTLHDPVTITRMHAEGRLSDARRDELLNFPWHHDLVIHEAGIPPIHTQASYLETLPEDVKRRMLLVHTQKKDLPAGSMLQVAPTGLSETVTLEAEPPRTTEAIRQLDVLARVDLFKGFCIEKAGEFLGMVKTLEFKAGERIITKGTPGDRFYMIQSGQAVVRDGRKEPKVYGPYDYFGETAIILDAPRTADVDAASDLKALALERHDFLYFLRGSAIANALRHLAQMRKLDSWELLDGSKAFGSLTATQITQLQTFMRNEAPPAGSFLSHEGEPQRDCFLVGEGEVEVLSEGRLQATVGRGAFLGEIPLLYGSGKQTYSYRLRTPGVVYRLGRRELADFLKKNPGLHLRLSSQRY, encoded by the coding sequence ATGGGGACCGCAAACCGTTTGGAACTGCTGCCGCGAGGCGGCGCGCTCGTCGAGACGTCGGCAGGCGGGATCCAGTTCGGCGCGGTGCCTGAGACCATCAAGGACACCATGCGCCACGAGGGCGGGGTGCCGCGGATCTTCGTCATTCCCACCCGCATGTTCTCCATCGAGCGCGGCATCAGCTTCGCCGACCTCGAGTTCCCCATCTACTTCAACTTCTTCGCCAAGCGCCGCAAGATCGTCGTCGTCTGCGACGCCGCCCAGCGCCGCCTCCTCGCAGGCATCCTCAAGGAGGCCATCTTCGGCCCCTCCAAGATCGACCTGGCACCCGATCTGCCCGCGACCCGCCCAGCGGTCTCCGTGCCCGATCTCGCGGCCGAGCTCGCCTTCTTCCGCCAGCACCCGTACCGCCCCGGGACCGAGATGGCCCTCGACGACATGGTCTCGTTCGTGACCTTCGATGCGGCGGGCGAGGCCCGGGTCGAGGGGGTGACGGTGCGGCGCAAGCCGTGTGGAACCTTCGAGGTGGATGACCACGGGGCCTGCGTGGCGACCATCGGCGCCGAGCTGGACGTGCCGCCGGCAGCAAGCGAGTTGACGGACGAGCCAGCCCCCTTCACCCCACCCCACTTCGGGATCACCTTCATCGGGACGGGGCACGGCTTCGACCCCACCACCAAGACCTCGGGCTGCATCCTCTGGCTCAATGGCCGCGGCATCCTGGTGGATCCGCCGGTGGACTCGACCGAGTGGCTCAAGGAGCGCGGGGTCAACCCCAAGCTGATCGACAGCCTCATCCTCACCCATTGCCATGCGGATCACGACAGCGGCACCCTCCAGAAAATCCTGGCCGAGGGCCGGGTCACGGTCTACACCACCCGCACCATTATGGGCTCGTTCGCGCGCAAGTATCGGGCCCTCATCGGCCTGGACAAGCGGCGTTTCGAGGACCTGTTCGACTTCGTGCCCCTGACAGTGGGTGAGCCGATCCGCATCGGCGCCGGCGAGTTTTGGTTCCATTACACCCTGCATTCGGTCCCGGCCGTGGGCTTCGAGCTCTACTGCGGCGGCAAGAGCCTCGTCTACACCTCGGACACCCTTCACGACCCCGTGACCATCACCCGCATGCACGCCGAAGGCCGCCTCAGCGATGCCCGGCGCGACGAGCTGCTCAACTTCCCGTGGCACCACGACCTGGTCATCCACGAGGCGGGGATTCCCCCCATCCACACCCAGGCGAGCTACCTCGAAACCTTGCCCGAGGACGTCAAGCGCCGCATGCTCCTGGTCCACACCCAGAAGAAGGACCTGCCCGCAGGCTCCATGCTCCAGGTGGCCCCGACGGGCCTCTCCGAGACCGTGACCCTAGAAGCCGAGCCGCCGCGCACCACCGAGGCCATCCGCCAGTTGGACGTGCTCGCGCGGGTGGACCTCTTCAAGGGCTTCTGCATCGAGAAGGCCGGCGAGTTTCTTGGCATGGTCAAGACCCTGGAGTTCAAGGCCGGCGAGCGCATCATCACCAAGGGGACACCAGGCGATCGCTTCTACATGATCCAGTCGGGCCAGGCCGTGGTCCGGGATGGCCGCAAGGAGCCCAAGGTCTACGGGCCCTACGACTACTTCGGCGAGACGGCGATCATCCTCGATGCGCCGCGCACCGCCGACGTGGACGCTGCTAGCGACCTGAAGGCGCTCGCCCTGGAGCGGCACGACTTCCTGTACTTCTTGCGCGGGTCGGCGATCGCCAACGCCCTGCGCCACCTGGCCCAGATGCGCAAGCTCGACTCCTGGGAACTCCTGGATGGCAGCAAGGCCTTCGGCAGCCTCACCGCCACTCAGATTACCCAGCTCCAGACCTTCATGCGCAACGAAGCTCCGCCTGCGGGCAGCTTCCTCTCGCACGAAGGCGAGCCGCAGCGGGATTGCTTCCTGGTGGGCGAAGGCGAGGTGGAGGTGCTGAGCGAAGGCCGCTTGCAGGCGACCGTCGGCCGGGGCGCCTTCCTGGGCGAGATCCCCCTGCTCTACGGCTCGGGCAAGCAGACCTATTCCTATCGCCTGCGCACGCCGGGGGTAGTGTACCGTCTCGGGCGCCGGGAGCTTGCCGACTTCCTCAAAAAGAACCCCGGTCTTCACCTGAGACTTTCGAGCCAGCGCTACTAA
- a CDS encoding superoxide dismutase, with product MTTATATKYEVINYDLTGLVGLSDEQIAQHKTLYAGYVNNTNKLNDELSKMVAEGKADGMDPHFAELKRRLGFEYNGMRLHEFYFSNLKPNGGELPAGSALAKAIEASFGSVENWKKDFMAVCKMRGVGWAILCQDPHTGKLADNWVTLHEDGNFAGFNPILVIDIWEHAFTVDYKPTERAKYLDAVFQNINWAKVESRLVSGEAIAKARQTVQI from the coding sequence ATGACGACCGCCACCGCCACTAAATACGAAGTTATCAACTACGACCTGACCGGTCTGGTCGGCCTCTCGGACGAGCAGATCGCCCAGCACAAGACCCTCTACGCCGGCTACGTCAACAACACCAACAAGTTGAACGACGAGCTCTCCAAGATGGTCGCCGAAGGCAAGGCTGATGGGATGGACCCCCACTTCGCCGAGCTCAAGCGCCGTCTCGGCTTCGAGTACAACGGCATGCGCCTCCACGAGTTCTACTTCAGCAACCTGAAGCCGAACGGTGGTGAGCTGCCCGCCGGCTCCGCCCTTGCCAAGGCCATCGAGGCTAGCTTCGGTTCCGTCGAGAACTGGAAGAAGGACTTCATGGCCGTCTGCAAGATGCGCGGTGTGGGCTGGGCCATCCTCTGCCAGGATCCCCACACCGGCAAGCTCGCCGACAACTGGGTCACCCTGCACGAGGACGGCAACTTCGCCGGCTTCAACCCCATCCTCGTCATCGACATCTGGGAGCACGCCTTCACCGTCGACTACAAGCCGACCGAGCGTGCCAAGTACCTGGATGCCGTCTTCCAGAACATCAACTGGGCCAAGGTCGAGTCCCGCCTCGTGAGCGGTGAGGCGATCGCCAAGGCTCGCCAGACCGTCCAGATCTAA
- a CDS encoding pyridoxal phosphate-dependent aminotransferase translates to MSLQTPSLEAWFNRYEAGAAHSLGSTMVQTWKGADLAPYFPEGWGPGAFEYGYVPTPGSYSLRALIAAELGLEAEQIFLTAGATEANHTVLRGMIRPGDSVVLQDPLYYQFADLAAELGAEVRRWTLSPDPYEPVDIAALEALIDDSTRLVVLNTPHNPTGRCLDEKSLREIARLVEARPRTHLLVDEIYRGVGVDLAPSAVALSDRAIVTNAVSKRWCLPGLRLGWVATRSQALQACLPYHEYATCCVSRLSEQVIEALWPRREELFEANQAIAERNRRRFGAWLEQMKGLLEGVVPPVGVVTLIWPQASNDRQLAAQLREEFDLFCLPGSTLGYPGALRVGFGHRDPATLDAALTRLEEGLRQLAPAPSPMAGARP, encoded by the coding sequence ATGTCGCTGCAAACTCCTTCGCTCGAAGCTTGGTTCAACCGATACGAGGCCGGTGCCGCCCACTCTCTGGGCAGCACCATGGTCCAGACCTGGAAGGGCGCGGATCTCGCCCCGTACTTCCCCGAGGGCTGGGGCCCCGGGGCCTTCGAGTACGGCTACGTGCCGACGCCCGGCTCCTACTCCCTGCGCGCCCTCATCGCCGCCGAGCTGGGCCTTGAAGCCGAGCAGATTTTCCTCACCGCCGGTGCGACCGAGGCCAACCACACGGTGCTGCGCGGCATGATCCGCCCGGGCGACAGCGTGGTGCTGCAGGACCCGCTCTACTACCAGTTCGCGGACCTCGCCGCCGAGCTGGGCGCCGAGGTGCGGCGCTGGACCCTGAGCCCCGATCCCTACGAGCCGGTCGATATCGCGGCGCTCGAAGCCCTCATCGACGACTCCACCCGCCTGGTAGTGCTCAACACCCCCCACAACCCCACCGGCCGCTGCCTGGACGAGAAGTCCCTGCGGGAGATCGCGCGCCTCGTCGAGGCTCGCCCTCGGACGCATCTCCTGGTCGATGAGATCTACCGGGGCGTGGGGGTGGATCTCGCCCCGAGTGCCGTCGCGCTCAGCGATCGCGCCATCGTGACCAACGCCGTCTCCAAGCGCTGGTGCCTGCCGGGCCTGCGGCTCGGCTGGGTTGCCACCCGCTCCCAGGCGCTACAGGCCTGCCTGCCCTATCACGAGTACGCCACCTGCTGCGTCAGCCGCCTCAGCGAACAGGTCATCGAGGCCCTGTGGCCCCGACGCGAGGAGCTGTTCGAAGCAAACCAGGCGATCGCCGAGCGCAACCGCCGCCGCTTCGGCGCGTGGCTGGAACAGATGAAAGGCTTGCTCGAAGGCGTCGTGCCGCCGGTGGGTGTCGTCACCCTGATCTGGCCCCAGGCGTCGAACGATCGGCAACTCGCCGCTCAGCTGCGCGAGGAGTTCGACCTGTTCTGCCTACCGGGCAGCACCCTGGGCTATCCGGGCGCCCTGCGGGTCGGCTTCGGACATCGGGACCCGGCCACCCTCGACGCCGCGCTCACTCGGCTGGAGGAAGGCCTCCGACAGTTGGCGCCAGCTCCCTCACCCATGGCGGGCGCGCGGCCATGA
- a CDS encoding holo-ACP synthase has product MSILGIGIDLVDIERVRGVVERRGAPFLARVFTPDEIAYCERHKDPAPSLSARFGAKEALIKALGVGWKPGMKWTDIEVQREKGGRPVLVLHGSTGAIAAERGVRTAHLSLTHGEREAVAYVILED; this is encoded by the coding sequence ATGAGCATCCTCGGAATTGGGATCGATCTGGTAGACATCGAGCGCGTGCGCGGCGTGGTGGAACGCCGGGGCGCGCCCTTCCTCGCGCGGGTCTTCACCCCTGACGAGATCGCCTACTGCGAACGTCACAAGGATCCCGCCCCTTCGCTCTCGGCCCGCTTCGGCGCCAAGGAAGCGCTCATCAAGGCGCTAGGGGTCGGCTGGAAACCCGGCATGAAATGGACCGACATCGAGGTCCAGCGCGAGAAGGGGGGGCGCCCCGTGCTCGTCCTGCACGGCAGCACAGGGGCGATCGCCGCCGAACGCGGCGTGCGCACCGCGCACCTGAGCCTCACGCACGGCGAGCGCGAGGCCGTTGCCTACGTCATCCTGGAAGACTAA
- a CDS encoding flavin reductase family protein gives MIIDPSTLNHQEAYKLLNGSVVPRPIALVSTVSANGERNVAPFSFFNVVASDPMAISFSVMRRGTTGNKKDTILNIEETGEFVVNVVTQAIAEQTNQTSADFFARGVDEFVEAGFTPVPSEIVAAPRVAESPINMECKVLQLVDLGDRPGSATLVISEVVRFHIWDSLYQQGRIDPEKLQAVGRMAGAAWVRTGDTFDLIRPVQPVSP, from the coding sequence ATGATCATCGACCCTTCGACCCTCAACCACCAGGAGGCCTACAAGCTTCTGAACGGCTCGGTCGTGCCGCGCCCCATCGCCCTGGTCTCGACCGTCTCGGCCAATGGCGAGCGCAACGTGGCGCCCTTCAGCTTCTTCAACGTGGTCGCCTCGGATCCCATGGCGATCAGCTTCTCGGTAATGCGTCGGGGCACAACTGGGAATAAGAAGGATACGATCCTCAACATTGAGGAGACGGGCGAGTTCGTCGTCAACGTGGTGACCCAGGCCATCGCGGAGCAGACGAACCAGACGTCGGCCGATTTCTTCGCGCGCGGGGTGGATGAGTTCGTGGAGGCGGGTTTCACGCCCGTCCCGAGCGAGATCGTCGCAGCGCCGCGAGTGGCGGAGTCGCCGATCAACATGGAGTGCAAGGTCCTCCAGCTGGTGGACCTCGGCGATCGCCCGGGCTCTGCGACGTTGGTCATCAGCGAGGTGGTTCGCTTCCACATCTGGGATTCGCTCTACCAGCAGGGACGCATCGACCCGGAAAAGCTCCAGGCGGTAGGCCGCATGGCAGGAGCCGCCTGGGTGCGGACCGGGGATACCTTCGACCTCATCCGCCCCGTTCAGCCCGTTTCGCCCTAG